Proteins found in one Planococcus citri chromosome 2, ihPlaCitr1.1, whole genome shotgun sequence genomic segment:
- the LOC135834035 gene encoding speckle-type POZ protein B-like, whose amino-acid sequence MSSFCNSACKSNECKTKIRSDTANYVWTIEDFHFHEAKGEKLVSSVFSSVTNNRVKWYLHLDPNGKTDAKDSISLFLYLSKHSSIENNKKIFAETTFYVVSSESRVRVEIRSPLGIREFPIHGNSGWGFEEFIKKDASYRTKMLSNNTLTIRCEVKFSDMQDIITSSHQCDCGIEMPECNLSENFAALIKNQTLTDVILSVNGKEYPAHKAVLAARSPVFCAMFTHSTKESELNRVDIKDINEAVVVEMLKYIYTGKCENLDGLAEGLLTAADKYDLRGLKIMCAKKLIRGLSVENATNVLILADMHHFENLKRHVIKFIVSNCAEFVNTEAWLKMLSSNFKLVNEVCRAIARRK is encoded by the coding sequence ATGTCCAGTTTTTGTAATTCAGCTTGCAAATCGAATGAATGTAAAACGAAAATCCGTTCTGATACAGCAAATTACGTTTGGACAATTGAAGATTTCCATTTTCACGAAGCCAAAGGAGAAAAATTAGTATCATCTGTGTTTTCATCTGTCACGAATAATCGAGTTAAATGGTACTTACATCTTGATCCTAATGGAAAAACCGATGCAAAGGATTCAATTAGTCTGTTCCTATATTTGAGTAAACACAGCAGTATTGAAAATAACAAGAAAATATTCGCAGAAACTACTTTTTATGTTGTGAGTAGTGAAAGTAGAGTACGAGTAGAAATCAGATCTCCATTGGGTATTAGAGAATTCCCCATCCATGGCAACAGTGGTTGGGGTTTCGaagaattcattaaaaaagaTGCTAGCTATAGAACCAAGATGTTGTCGAACAATACATTGACGATTCGCTGTGAAGTGAAGTTTTCTGACATGCAAGATATCATTACAAGTTCTCATCAATGTGACTGTGGCATTGAAATGCCTGAATGTAACCTCTCTGAAAACTTTGCAGCTTTAATTAAAAACCAAACGTTAACGGACGTTATCCTTTCCGTGAATGGTAAAGAGTATCCTGCCCATAAGGCTGTATTGGCTGCTCGTAGTCCAGTTTTCTGCGCCATGTTCACCCACAGTACAAAAGAAAGCGAGCTCAATCGTGTAGATATTAAGGATATTAATGAAGCTGTTGTGGTAGAAATGCTGAAATACATTTACACCGGAAAATGTGAGAATTTAGATGGATTGGCTGAGGGATTATTGACAGCAGCCGATAAATACGATTTGCGTGGATTGAAAATTATGTGTGCGAAGAAACTAATCAGGGGATTGTCAGTTGAGAATGCAACGAATGTTCTTATATTGGCCGATAtgcatcattttgaaaacctaAAACGTCACGTGATCAAGTTTATTGTTTCCAACTGTGCTGAATTTGTGAACACTGAAGCCTGGTTAAAAATGCTTTCgtcaaattttaaattggtgAATGAAGTTTGCCGAGCCATTGCTCGTCGTAAATGA
- the LOC135834034 gene encoding speckle-type POZ protein B-like, whose translation MSELSSIEKSKKVFSETTFSVLNSEGKEEFHRTMPIQEFVHSTSWGYNEFIKKDAKFRNQMLSNKALTIRCEVKFSDMNDIAEEYHQCDCNMEVPECNLSENLASLFENQEFTDVVLSVNGKDFPAHKLVLAARSPVFRAMFKHDTIENELNRVDIEDIDEQVAGEMLKYIYTGKCLNLKKSAGGLLAAADKYDLYQLKTMCAKTLFEGLSVENATSVLSLADMHGVEELKNKVIKFIVSNPTEVMGTEGWKNIRSNFELADEVCLAIAKQSKRTTN comes from the coding sequence ATGAGTGAACTTAGCAGCATAGAAAAGAGCAAAAAAGTATTTTCGGAAACtactttttctgttttgaatagTGAAGGCAAAGAAGAATTCCATAGAACCATGCCCATTCAGGAATTCGTGCATTCGACCAGTTGGGGTTACaatgaattcattaaaaaagaTGCAAAATTTAGAAACCAGATGCTGTCGAACAAAGCATTGACGATTCGCTGTGAAGTGAAATTCTCCGATATGAACGATATTGCTGAAGAATACCATCAATGTGACTGTAACATGGAAGTGCCTGAATGTAACCTCTCCGAAAACTTGGcatcattatttgaaaatcaggAGTTCACTGACGTTGTGCTTTCCGTAAATGGCAAAGATTTCCCTGCCCATAAGCTTGTTTTAGCTGCTCGTAGTCCAGTTTTCCGCGCCATGTTCAAACATGATACGATTGAAAACGAGCTAAACCGTGTGGATATTGAAGATATTGACGAACAAGTTGCAggtgaaatgttgaaatacatttatacTGGAAAATGCCTAAATTTGAAGAAGTCTGCAGGAGGATTACTGGCAGCAGCCGATAAATACGATTTGTATCAGTTGAAAACGATGTGCGCTAAGACACTGTTCGAAGGATTGTCGGTTGAAAATGCAACGAGTGTTTTGTCATTGGCAGATATGCACGGAGTCGAGGAACTCAAGAATAAAGTGATCAAATTTATCGTTTCGAATCCTACAGAAGTGATGGGTACAGAAGGTTGGAAGAATATTCGATCGAATTTCGAATTAGCCGATGAAGTATGCTTAGCTATAGCCAAACAGTCGAAGCGAACGACTAACTGA